Proteins from a single region of Streptomyces sp. Tu 3180:
- a CDS encoding thioesterase family protein, which yields MRHIYRCPLRWADMDAYGHVNNVVFLRYLEEARIDFLFRPEKDFKQGSVVARHEIDYKRQLVHRHHPVDIELWVTEIRAASFTLAYEVKDGDQVYVTASTVIVPFDFEAQRPRRITAEEREFLQEYADDAADEEEEAVAA from the coding sequence TTGCGCCACATCTACCGCTGCCCGCTGCGCTGGGCGGACATGGACGCGTACGGTCACGTCAACAACGTGGTCTTCCTCCGCTACCTGGAGGAAGCCCGTATCGACTTCCTGTTCCGCCCGGAGAAGGACTTCAAGCAGGGGTCCGTGGTGGCGCGCCACGAGATCGACTACAAGCGGCAGCTCGTCCACCGGCACCACCCGGTCGACATCGAGCTGTGGGTCACCGAGATCAGGGCCGCCTCCTTCACCCTCGCCTACGAGGTGAAGGACGGCGACCAGGTCTACGTCACGGCGTCGACGGTGATCGTGCCGTTCGACTTCGAGGCACAGCGTCCGCGCCGGATCACCGCGGAGGAGCGGGAGTTCCTCCAGGAGTACGCGGACGACGCCGCGGACGAAGAGGAGGAGGCCGTCGCCGCATGA
- a CDS encoding ABC transporter ATP-binding protein yields the protein MTSNPSNPSKTSNTSKTLKLSDTPHPTLADLADRAAADRGRPAFGHDALITCDRLVRVFTADGVEVQALQGLDLLVREGELMALVGASGSGKSTLMNILAGLDTPTAGAARVAGRDLLAMNARDRLAYRREVVGFVWQQTSRNLLPYLTSVQNVVLPVQLAGVRGRSRGARRARAERALELLELLEVADCRDRLPHQMSGGQQQRVAIAVALANHPSVLLADEPTGELDSRTAEQIFTAFRTANERLGTTVVIVTHDQAVASEVRRTVAIRDGRTSTEVLRRSEVDAATGHETVVAREYAMLDRAGRLQLPAEYTQALGMRDRVALELEPDHIGVWPDDSERDRGDRD from the coding sequence ATGACCTCGAACCCCTCGAACCCCTCGAAGACATCGAATACTTCGAAGACCTTGAAGCTCTCGGACACCCCGCACCCCACGCTGGCCGACCTGGCGGACCGCGCCGCGGCCGACCGCGGCCGCCCGGCCTTCGGCCACGACGCGCTCATCACCTGCGACCGCCTGGTCCGCGTCTTCACCGCGGACGGCGTGGAGGTGCAGGCCCTCCAGGGGCTGGACCTCCTGGTGCGCGAGGGCGAACTGATGGCCCTGGTGGGCGCCTCCGGCAGCGGCAAGTCCACCCTGATGAACATCCTGGCCGGCCTGGACACCCCCACGGCCGGCGCGGCCCGGGTGGCCGGCCGCGACCTGCTCGCGATGAACGCCCGGGACCGCCTCGCCTACCGCCGCGAGGTCGTCGGCTTCGTCTGGCAGCAGACCTCCCGCAACCTGCTGCCCTACCTGACGTCGGTCCAGAACGTCGTCCTGCCGGTGCAGCTCGCCGGCGTCCGGGGCCGGTCCCGCGGCGCGCGCCGCGCCCGGGCCGAACGCGCCCTGGAGCTGCTGGAGCTGCTGGAGGTCGCCGACTGCCGCGACCGTCTCCCGCACCAGATGTCCGGCGGCCAGCAGCAGCGCGTCGCCATCGCCGTGGCCCTCGCCAACCATCCGTCGGTGCTGCTCGCCGACGAGCCCACCGGCGAGCTCGACTCCCGGACGGCGGAGCAGATCTTCACCGCGTTCCGCACCGCGAACGAACGGCTCGGCACGACCGTCGTGATCGTCACCCACGACCAGGCGGTCGCGAGCGAGGTCCGCCGCACGGTCGCCATCCGCGACGGCCGCACCTCCACCGAGGTGCTGCGCCGCAGCGAGGTCGACGCCGCCACCGGTCACGAGACCGTGGTCGCCCGCGAGTACGCCATGCTCGACCGCGCCGGCCGCCTCCAGCTGCCCGCCGAGTACACGCAGGCCCTCGGCATGCGCGACCGCGTGGCGCTGGAACTGGAGCCGGACCACATCGGGGTGTGGCCGGACGACAGCGAACGGGACCGAGGCGACCGGGACTGA
- a CDS encoding FtsX-like permease family protein yields the protein MAAAGGSARFVLARARAHRPLLVAALLTVLLTTAVLATLTAYSASIGDAALRHALADPRNAADTALAVEADVPAGRRAAAGAAVREGARKSFDGLPVTLRTLTRSGPYALPRPPDGRAEPDEPDLTHFAALDRTQVRITRGRMPRAASGATIEAALPEAAARRLGLEPGARLPLADRLGGPAAKVRITGLYRPVDAAAPYWRLDDLKGRGVVELHFTTYGPLFAHPSVLAGDRVSAGASGWLASADFSAVDTGRIDALREAVRRGTAALPGDEALGGTATAASALPAVLDRVERSLLVSRSTLLVIALQLVLLAGCALLLVARLLGAERAAETRLLRARGGSRARVARLAALEALLLAVPAAACAPLLAGPLAGLLAGRGPLARIGLDPDTSVGSVAGRGAVWLVAAGVALGCALAVTVPAFTSSFAAGRARPLPGAVRAGADIGLLVVAAVAYWQLSRRPSGVVGRDLGVDPLLVAAPALALLAGTVLTLRLLPPVARLAERRAAAGRGLPGAMAGWRFSRRPMRGAGPVLLLVLAVALGVLAIGQGSSWERSQDDQADFRAGARVRVTAAGEVEFGRTQAYAAVPGVRRAAPAVRTTVPLAGGRTGTVLALDTAHAADTVLMRSDLAAEPVRALPADLAPKGGTAGVRVPAGTARLALTARIRGADTRPAVDVGATLEDSHGTPYELPLGPLRADGRTHTLTLDLGALAEAPPGALTLTGLRLDLYQPAGRPEDHRFTVTALTAAAADGRDRRLPLPAGWRPSAHDGSEVPPPDGSAGPARPRVTSADPLTVAYGTGHVPEDLSWQASPLTVRLRVAQRAAPEVAAVATDRYLASAGARPGQRVDVRIGGSTVPVRIVRAVRELPSVPSGGADDGGALLVDLRSVNRVLRARHGEGVAPTEWWLATAPGASARVAEALRGRPDVDPSQVVVRDEIAEELRDDPFGAGPGAVFGAAALAAAALTAVGFAASAAGSLRERSAEFAVLRALGASRRRLARVVVVEHGVLVGLALAVGLLLGAVLARSVIPLIMLTAEAARPVPRVLVELPAGRVAALLAAVSVTPLLVTAVLALRRTDSVASLRERGGE from the coding sequence GTGGCTGCCGCAGGGGGGTCGGCGAGGTTCGTCCTCGCCCGCGCACGGGCTCACCGGCCGCTCCTCGTGGCCGCCCTGCTCACGGTCCTGCTGACCACGGCGGTCCTGGCGACCCTCACCGCCTACTCCGCGTCGATCGGCGACGCGGCCCTGCGCCACGCCCTGGCGGACCCCCGCAACGCCGCCGACACCGCGCTCGCCGTCGAGGCCGACGTGCCCGCCGGCCGCCGCGCCGCGGCCGGCGCCGCCGTGCGGGAGGGCGCCCGGAAGTCCTTCGACGGGCTGCCGGTGACCCTGCGCACCCTGACCCGGTCCGGCCCGTACGCCCTGCCCCGCCCGCCGGACGGGCGCGCGGAGCCGGACGAACCCGACCTCACGCACTTCGCGGCGCTGGACCGCACCCAGGTGCGGATCACCCGCGGACGGATGCCCCGGGCGGCCTCCGGGGCGACGATCGAGGCCGCGCTGCCCGAGGCCGCCGCCCGCCGCCTCGGCCTGGAGCCGGGCGCCCGCCTCCCCCTGGCCGACCGGCTCGGCGGACCGGCCGCGAAGGTGCGGATCACCGGCCTGTACCGGCCCGTGGACGCCGCCGCGCCCTACTGGCGGCTGGACGACCTGAAGGGCCGCGGGGTCGTCGAGCTGCACTTCACCACGTACGGCCCGCTGTTCGCCCACCCCTCCGTGCTCGCCGGGGACCGGGTCAGCGCCGGTGCGTCCGGCTGGCTGGCGTCGGCCGACTTCTCGGCGGTGGACACCGGGCGGATCGACGCGCTGCGCGAGGCGGTGCGGCGCGGCACCGCCGCCCTGCCCGGGGACGAGGCGCTGGGCGGCACGGCGACGGCGGCGAGCGCGCTGCCCGCCGTGCTGGACCGGGTCGAGCGCTCCCTGCTCGTCTCCCGCTCGACCCTGCTGGTCATCGCCCTCCAGCTGGTCCTCCTCGCCGGCTGCGCCCTGCTCCTGGTGGCCCGGCTGCTGGGCGCCGAACGCGCGGCCGAGACCCGGCTGCTGCGGGCGCGCGGCGGTTCCCGCGCCCGGGTGGCCCGGCTCGCCGCACTGGAGGCACTGCTGCTGGCCGTGCCCGCGGCGGCCTGCGCCCCGCTGCTGGCGGGCCCGCTCGCCGGGCTGCTCGCCGGACGGGGCCCGCTGGCCCGGATCGGGCTGGACCCGGACACCTCCGTCGGCTCGGTCGCCGGACGCGGCGCGGTGTGGCTGGTGGCCGCGGGGGTGGCCCTCGGCTGCGCGCTGGCCGTCACGGTTCCCGCGTTCACCTCCTCCTTCGCGGCCGGCCGCGCCAGGCCCCTGCCCGGCGCGGTGCGCGCGGGCGCGGACATCGGACTGCTGGTGGTGGCCGCCGTCGCGTACTGGCAGCTGAGCCGCCGGCCCTCCGGTGTCGTCGGCCGCGACCTCGGCGTCGATCCGCTGCTCGTCGCGGCCCCGGCCCTGGCCCTGCTCGCCGGCACGGTGCTGACGCTGCGGCTGCTGCCGCCGGTGGCGCGGCTGGCCGAGCGCAGGGCGGCCGCCGGCCGCGGGCTGCCGGGGGCGATGGCGGGCTGGCGGTTCAGCCGCCGGCCGATGCGCGGCGCGGGCCCGGTGCTGCTGCTGGTGCTCGCGGTGGCGCTGGGCGTGCTGGCGATCGGCCAGGGCTCCTCCTGGGAGCGCTCGCAGGACGACCAGGCGGACTTCCGGGCCGGCGCCCGGGTGCGCGTCACGGCCGCCGGGGAGGTGGAGTTCGGCCGCACCCAGGCGTACGCGGCCGTACCCGGGGTGCGCCGGGCCGCCCCCGCCGTGCGGACCACCGTGCCGCTGGCCGGCGGCCGGACGGGAACCGTGCTCGCGCTGGACACCGCCCACGCGGCGGACACCGTGCTGATGCGCTCCGACCTGGCCGCCGAGCCGGTGCGCGCCCTGCCGGCGGACCTGGCGCCGAAGGGCGGAACGGCGGGCGTGCGCGTACCGGCGGGCACCGCGCGCCTGGCGCTGACGGCGCGGATCCGGGGCGCGGACACCCGCCCGGCGGTCGATGTGGGGGCCACCTTGGAGGACTCCCACGGAACCCCGTACGAGCTGCCCCTGGGCCCGCTCCGGGCCGACGGGCGGACCCACACGCTCACCCTCGACCTCGGCGCGCTCGCCGAGGCGCCCCCGGGCGCGCTGACCCTGACCGGGCTCCGGCTGGACCTGTACCAGCCGGCCGGGCGTCCGGAGGACCACCGCTTCACCGTGACCGCGCTGACCGCCGCGGCAGCCGACGGCCGGGACCGGCGGCTGCCGCTGCCCGCCGGCTGGAGGCCGTCCGCGCACGACGGCAGCGAGGTGCCCCCGCCCGACGGGAGCGCCGGCCCGGCCCGGCCCCGCGTCACCTCGGCCGACCCGCTGACCGTCGCCTACGGCACGGGGCACGTCCCGGAGGACCTGTCCTGGCAGGCCTCGCCGCTCACGGTCCGCCTGCGGGTTGCGCAGCGTGCGGCGCCCGAGGTCGCCGCCGTGGCCACCGACCGCTACCTCGCCTCGGCCGGCGCCCGCCCCGGGCAGCGCGTGGACGTGCGGATCGGCGGTTCCACCGTCCCGGTGCGGATCGTGCGGGCGGTGCGGGAACTGCCGTCCGTGCCGAGCGGCGGGGCGGACGACGGCGGGGCCCTGCTGGTCGATCTGCGGTCCGTCAACCGGGTGCTCCGGGCGCGCCACGGCGAGGGCGTGGCGCCCACCGAGTGGTGGCTCGCGACCGCGCCGGGCGCGTCGGCGCGGGTGGCCGAGGCGCTGCGCGGCCGGCCCGACGTGGATCCGTCCCAGGTGGTGGTACGGGACGAGATCGCCGAAGAGCTGCGGGACGACCCCTTCGGCGCCGGGCCCGGGGCGGTGTTCGGCGCGGCGGCCCTCGCGGCGGCGGCGCTGACGGCGGTCGGGTTCGCGGCGAGCGCGGCGGGGTCGCTGCGGGAGCGGTCCGCGGAGTTCGCGGTCCTGCGCGCCCTGGGCGCCTCGCGGCGGCGGCTGGCCCGGGTGGTGGTCGTCGAGCACGGGGTGCTGGTCGGTCTGGCGCTGGCGGTGGGGCTGCTGCTCGGCGCGGTGCTGGCCCGGTCCGTGATCCCGCTGATCATGCTGACCGCCGAGGCCGCCCGTCCGGTGCCCCGGGTGCTGGTGGAGCTGCCGGCCGGGCGGGTGGCCGCGCTGCTGGCCGCGGTGTCGGTGACGCCGCTGCTGGTCACGGCGGTGCTGGCGCTGCGCCGGACGGACTCCGTGGCGTCGCTGCGGGAACGGGGAGGTGAGTGA
- a CDS encoding methyltransferase domain-containing protein, whose protein sequence is MDGQDRGNGDGLAVSLRAALVREIDASGAFDADPVWREAFAAVPRHLFVPSYYVGVVGGYERRWEEDPDPRARERWLRGAYEDTPLAILLRDGELLSSSSQPSLMALMLAELGVREGGAVLEIGTGSGYNAALLAHRLGTGDLVTTVDLDPEITGPARRHLDAAGYHPAVVTGDGARGVPARAPFDRIIATCVLPSVPRAWLGQCRPGARILTPFATGVVALTVRDAGHAEGPFLHTPAYFVPLRGASRSWQDPPDVGGLPGPARGSDLFRFLLVLTAGALDAREAYELWEREGRPQRERYGLTVGDGGVRAWLDDPRGPYVWPLPP, encoded by the coding sequence GTGGACGGGCAGGACCGCGGGAACGGCGACGGCCTCGCCGTCTCGCTGCGGGCGGCCCTCGTGCGGGAGATCGACGCGAGCGGGGCGTTCGACGCCGACCCGGTGTGGCGGGAGGCGTTCGCCGCGGTGCCGCGTCACCTGTTCGTGCCGTCCTACTACGTGGGCGTCGTCGGCGGCTACGAGCGCCGGTGGGAGGAGGATCCCGACCCCCGGGCGCGGGAGCGGTGGCTGCGCGGCGCGTACGAGGACACGCCGCTGGCGATCCTGCTGCGCGACGGCGAACTGCTCTCCTCCAGCAGCCAGCCCTCCCTCATGGCGCTGATGCTGGCCGAGCTGGGCGTCCGGGAGGGCGGGGCGGTCCTGGAGATCGGCACCGGCAGCGGCTACAACGCCGCCCTGCTCGCCCACCGCCTGGGCACCGGCGACCTGGTCACCACGGTCGACCTCGATCCGGAGATCACCGGGCCGGCCCGCCGGCACCTGGACGCCGCCGGATACCACCCGGCCGTCGTCACCGGCGACGGCGCGCGCGGGGTGCCCGCCCGCGCCCCCTTCGACCGGATCATCGCGACCTGCGTCCTGCCCTCCGTCCCGCGCGCCTGGCTCGGGCAGTGCCGCCCGGGCGCCCGGATCCTCACCCCGTTCGCCACCGGGGTCGTCGCCCTCACCGTGCGCGACGCCGGGCACGCCGAGGGCCCCTTCCTGCACACGCCCGCCTACTTCGTCCCGCTGCGCGGCGCGAGCCGGTCGTGGCAGGACCCGCCCGACGTGGGCGGGCTGCCGGGCCCGGCCCGGGGAAGCGACCTGTTCCGGTTCCTGCTGGTGCTGACCGCCGGCGCCCTCGACGCGCGGGAGGCGTACGAGCTGTGGGAGCGCGAGGGGAGGCCGCAGCGCGAACGCTACGGCCTCACGGTCGGCGACGGGGGCGTCCGCGCGTGGCTGGACGACCCCCGAGGGCCGTACGTCTGGCCGCTGCCCCCCTGA
- a CDS encoding ABC transporter permease, protein MSARTPRRRVAVPWVRTRLRSAPGAAAALALLVAVTAFLAAALPLAVDRYGDAGLRRALETAGPDRTTVELFDPPDDFAVEPGGPEADRREAELRPDALRDSHATILAAAGRSLPLDPGQSSRGVRTTEELVVPDPWLSRPDGLPPRFSLVAQNGLAGHARLRAGRLPRAQGAVTAATGTVEAAVSTGTARKLGIEVGSVVHVPGAERAPLAVRVTGVVDPRAPREAYWSTDPLLREPHLTTVLGDPERRQYWVGALLLAPGAAPAMLGTPGMPERYWRLAPSVSGLHAHDLPRLTSAVASLVSGPLLRQARTAASPAVEAETSLDDVLADHARLRSAIGPLVAVAVFGTGTVAAAVLLMAGGLTAERRHAELALLRARGGSLRGLAGRLLGETAVVAVPAAALGLAAAVLTVRGARPAHSVAAAGAVALLACAALPLRAVAAHRAVRVHTARGDVASARPSRRRTVAELTLLTLAAGAVVALRTRGVSDGPEGTGTSGASGASGASGVSGDHLVSLAPVLVGVIAALVLVRLYPLPLRGLARPAGRLRGVVGHLSLARAGRASGSAVLPLLALLTALTTAAFGGSVLGGVTEARERAAVLAVGADARVTSLRPLPPGLADRVRRVPGVRGVTPVGISYEAQPQDGRMTFPVAGVDPAGYAALARHTDLGAFDRDALGAAGASGAKPLPALASPAVADHYGTRPFAVRLDDGAFVTVRIVLVRELTPALAGQDFLVVDRSGLPAGSARPTSLLVTGDQPDAAALREAAGSGTQVRVRSEELARHVDLPLQSGAERVYTAAVAASAGYAVLALLLTLLRAAPERAALLARLRTMGLTRAQGRRLLVLESLPQALLAAVGGILTAWAAVRLLSPGVDLTTIALSASSSPAGRAVLRTDPVSLLVPALASVALTVGIAVAQAWWTGRRGSVRELRAGDAR, encoded by the coding sequence GTGAGCGCCCGGACCCCGAGGCGGCGGGTGGCCGTGCCCTGGGTGCGCACCCGGCTGCGGTCCGCGCCCGGCGCCGCGGCGGCCCTGGCGCTGCTGGTGGCGGTGACCGCGTTCCTGGCCGCCGCGCTGCCGCTCGCGGTCGACCGGTACGGCGACGCGGGACTGCGCCGGGCCCTGGAGACGGCCGGGCCCGACCGCACCACCGTGGAGCTGTTCGACCCGCCGGACGACTTCGCCGTGGAGCCGGGCGGGCCGGAGGCGGACCGGCGGGAGGCGGAACTGCGCCCGGACGCGCTGCGCGACTCCCACGCCACGATCCTCGCGGCGGCCGGCCGGTCCCTTCCCCTCGATCCGGGCCAGTCCTCCCGCGGTGTCCGCACCACCGAGGAACTGGTGGTCCCGGACCCCTGGCTGTCCCGGCCGGACGGCCTGCCCCCGCGCTTCTCGCTCGTCGCGCAGAACGGGCTCGCCGGCCACGCCCGGCTGCGGGCGGGCCGCCTGCCCCGGGCCCAGGGCGCCGTCACCGCGGCGACGGGGACCGTCGAGGCCGCCGTCAGCACCGGCACGGCACGGAAGCTGGGCATCGAGGTGGGGTCCGTCGTCCACGTCCCCGGCGCGGAACGCGCCCCGCTCGCGGTGCGCGTCACCGGCGTCGTCGACCCGCGCGCGCCCCGGGAGGCGTACTGGTCCACCGATCCCCTGCTGCGCGAGCCGCACCTGACGACCGTCCTCGGCGACCCGGAGCGCAGACAGTACTGGGTCGGCGCGCTGCTGCTGGCACCCGGCGCCGCCCCGGCGATGCTGGGCACGCCCGGGATGCCGGAGCGGTACTGGCGGCTGGCCCCGTCCGTCTCCGGTCTGCACGCCCACGACCTGCCCCGGCTGACGTCGGCCGTCGCCTCCCTGGTGTCGGGCCCGCTCCTGCGGCAGGCGCGCACGGCCGCCTCCCCGGCCGTGGAGGCGGAGACCTCGCTCGACGACGTGCTCGCCGACCACGCGCGGCTGCGCTCCGCCATCGGCCCGCTGGTCGCCGTCGCCGTCTTCGGCACCGGCACCGTCGCCGCCGCGGTGCTGCTCATGGCGGGCGGTCTCACCGCCGAGCGGCGCCACGCCGAACTCGCGCTGCTGCGCGCCCGCGGCGGTTCCCTGCGCGGGCTCGCCGGCCGGCTGCTGGGCGAGACGGCGGTGGTCGCCGTGCCCGCGGCCGCGCTGGGACTGGCCGCCGCGGTCCTCACGGTCCGCGGGGCCCGGCCGGCGCACTCCGTGGCCGCCGCCGGCGCCGTCGCCCTCCTCGCCTGCGCGGCCCTGCCGCTGCGGGCCGTCGCCGCGCACCGTGCCGTACGCGTGCACACCGCCCGCGGGGACGTCGCCTCGGCGCGTCCCTCGAGGCGCCGCACGGTCGCCGAACTCACGCTGCTCACGCTGGCGGCGGGCGCGGTGGTGGCACTGCGCACGCGCGGCGTGTCGGACGGACCGGAGGGGACGGGCACCTCGGGGGCCTCCGGAGCCTCGGGGGCCTCGGGTGTTTCGGGGGACCACCTGGTGTCCCTGGCCCCGGTGCTGGTGGGGGTCATCGCCGCCCTGGTGCTGGTACGCCTGTACCCGTTGCCGCTGCGCGGGCTGGCCCGTCCGGCCGGGCGGCTGCGGGGCGTGGTCGGCCACCTGTCGCTGGCCCGCGCGGGCCGTGCGTCCGGCTCCGCGGTGCTTCCCCTGCTGGCGCTGCTGACCGCGCTGACCACCGCGGCCTTCGGCGGCTCCGTCCTCGGCGGCGTGACCGAGGCCCGGGAGCGCGCGGCCGTGCTCGCCGTCGGCGCGGACGCCCGTGTCACGTCGCTGCGGCCGCTGCCGCCCGGCCTGGCCGACCGGGTCCGGCGCGTGCCCGGTGTGCGCGGGGTCACCCCCGTCGGGATCTCCTACGAGGCCCAGCCCCAGGACGGCCGGATGACCTTCCCGGTGGCCGGCGTCGACCCGGCCGGCTACGCGGCCCTGGCCCGGCACACGGACCTCGGCGCCTTCGACCGGGACGCGCTGGGGGCGGCCGGGGCCTCCGGTGCGAAGCCCCTGCCCGCCCTGGCCTCCCCCGCGGTCGCCGACCACTACGGCACCCGGCCGTTCGCGGTGCGCCTGGACGACGGCGCCTTCGTCACCGTGCGGATCGTGCTGGTGCGGGAGCTGACCCCGGCGCTCGCCGGCCAGGACTTCCTGGTCGTGGACCGGTCCGGGCTCCCCGCCGGCTCCGCCCGCCCCACCTCGCTGCTGGTGACCGGCGACCAGCCGGACGCGGCCGCGCTGCGCGAGGCCGCGGGCAGCGGGACACAGGTCCGGGTGCGCTCCGAGGAACTCGCCCGCCACGTGGACCTGCCCCTCCAGTCGGGCGCCGAGCGCGTCTACACCGCGGCGGTGGCGGCGAGCGCCGGATACGCCGTCCTCGCCCTGCTGCTGACCCTGCTGCGCGCCGCCCCCGAGCGCGCCGCGCTGCTGGCCCGCCTGCGCACCATGGGCCTCACCCGCGCCCAGGGCCGCCGTCTGCTCGTCCTGGAGTCCCTTCCGCAGGCCCTGCTCGCGGCGGTCGGCGGCATCCTCACGGCCTGGGCCGCCGTCCGGCTGCTCTCCCCCGGTGTCGACCTGACGACCATCGCCCTGTCCGCCTCCTCGTCCCCGGCCGGACGGGCGGTGCTGCGCACCGACCCGGTGTCGCTGCTGGTGCCGGCGCTGGCGTCGGTGGCGCTGACCGTCGGGATCGCGGTGGCGCAGGCGTGGTGGACGGGGCGCAGGGGGTCGGTGCGGGAACTGAGGGCGGGCGATGCCCGATGA
- a CDS encoding globin: MDDVTEIRRGTLQEQTFYEQVGGEETFRRLVHRFYQGVAGDPLLRPMYPEEDLGPAEERLRLFLIQYWGGPTTYGEQRGHPRLRMRHVPFKVDRAAHDAWLKHMRDAVDELGLSEEHEQTLWKYLTYAAASMVNTPD, translated from the coding sequence ATGGACGACGTGACAGAGATTCGGCGCGGCACGCTTCAGGAGCAGACCTTCTACGAGCAGGTCGGCGGGGAGGAGACCTTCCGTCGGCTCGTCCACCGTTTCTACCAGGGGGTCGCCGGGGACCCGCTGCTGCGGCCCATGTATCCCGAGGAGGACCTGGGCCCGGCCGAGGAGCGGCTGCGGCTGTTCCTGATCCAGTACTGGGGCGGTCCGACGACGTACGGCGAGCAGCGCGGCCATCCGCGGCTGCGGATGCGGCACGTCCCGTTCAAGGTCGACCGGGCGGCGCACGACGCGTGGCTGAAGCACATGCGGGACGCCGTCGACGAGCTCGGCCTGTCCGAGGAGCACGAGCAGACGCTGTGGAAGTACCTGACGTACGCCGCGGCCTCGATGGTCAACACCCCGGACTGA
- a CDS encoding FHA domain-containing protein yields the protein MPTCPNGHQSGSDDWCEVCGHRMAGAVPPPPPPPPPAGGGYGFPPPAGPGGPGGPGGFGGPGGPGGRPAELCPQCRTPREGAAPFCEECRWNFLTNTATSYTPAAPRPPAPGPGPGPGPGGPFQQPPGPSYGGDSFDYQGSRPSQMNRPAEPIPPGPPGFGGDPSRPVPPPPGPGGPGRPGGHSGPGGPGGPGGPGAPQAFQPGPPAPPGFPQETGRPQQGGPSFGGGDDDWVISPPSGGPGGPGGMGAPGGPGGMGGPGGPNGAGQRGGYGYPQPGATQAPPGPGGFPHQPHPPQGPATWTATIGPDREYFMAMMQRSGPEAAGLNLPAYSPEQQRTLTGNQITIGRRRHSTGDTPDIDLSTPPEDPGVSHQHAVLVQQPDGSWAVVDQNSTNGTTVNGSDEPIQPFVPVPLQDGDRVHVGAWTTITIRRG from the coding sequence ATGCCGACCTGCCCGAACGGACACCAGTCGGGTTCCGACGACTGGTGCGAGGTGTGCGGTCACCGCATGGCGGGTGCCGTGCCCCCACCTCCTCCCCCGCCGCCCCCGGCCGGCGGTGGCTACGGGTTCCCGCCGCCCGCCGGCCCCGGTGGTCCCGGCGGCCCCGGCGGTTTCGGCGGTCCGGGGGGCCCCGGCGGCCGCCCCGCCGAGCTGTGCCCGCAGTGCCGCACGCCCCGGGAGGGCGCCGCGCCGTTCTGCGAGGAGTGCCGGTGGAACTTCCTGACGAACACCGCGACCTCGTACACCCCGGCCGCCCCGCGTCCGCCGGCCCCCGGTCCTGGTCCTGGTCCTGGTCCTGGCGGACCGTTCCAGCAGCCGCCCGGCCCGTCGTACGGCGGTGACTCCTTCGACTACCAGGGCTCGCGTCCCTCGCAGATGAACCGGCCCGCCGAGCCGATCCCGCCGGGCCCGCCCGGCTTCGGCGGCGACCCCTCGCGGCCGGTGCCGCCGCCGCCCGGCCCCGGCGGTCCCGGCCGTCCCGGTGGGCACAGCGGTCCCGGCGGTCCCGGCGGTCCCGGCGGTCCCGGTGCTCCGCAGGCGTTCCAGCCCGGGCCGCCCGCGCCGCCCGGATTCCCGCAGGAGACCGGCCGTCCGCAGCAGGGCGGACCGTCCTTCGGGGGCGGGGACGACGACTGGGTGATCTCCCCTCCGTCCGGCGGTCCCGGCGGCCCCGGAGGCATGGGCGCGCCCGGCGGTCCCGGAGGCATGGGCGGCCCCGGCGGCCCGAACGGCGCGGGTCAGCGCGGCGGGTACGGCTACCCGCAGCCCGGCGCGACCCAGGCGCCGCCCGGCCCCGGCGGTTTCCCGCACCAGCCCCACCCGCCCCAGGGCCCGGCGACCTGGACCGCGACCATCGGTCCGGACCGCGAGTACTTCATGGCGATGATGCAGCGCTCCGGCCCCGAGGCCGCGGGCCTGAACCTGCCCGCGTACTCGCCCGAGCAGCAGCGCACGCTCACCGGCAACCAGATCACCATCGGCCGCCGCCGCCACTCCACCGGCGACACCCCCGACATCGACCTGTCGACGCCGCCGGAGGACCCGGGCGTCTCGCACCAGCACGCGGTGCTGGTGCAGCAGCCGGACGGCAGCTGGGCGGTCGTCGACCAGAACTCGACGAACGGCACGACGGTCAACGGCTCGGACGAGCCGATCCAGCCGTTCGTCCCGGTCCCGCTCCAGGACGGCGACCGGGTCCACGTGGGCGCCTGGACGACGATCACGATCCGCCGGGGCTGA